Genomic DNA from Paenibacillus sp. KS-LC4:
CTGCTCAAAGTACAGCTTAGGAAGCAATGCTTTCGCCCTAACGAGCAACGCAGGCTCGTGCTCCACAATTTCTTCCGCAGTCATCGTTTCAATAAACGCTACTTTATCGAAAGCATTCTCAACCGAAGCGACCCCGAACAAAAACGGCTTATGCTCCATAATCATCTTAGCCATAGCTGGCACGTTCTCGGCCATATATTTGAATCCAAGCTGATGGCAGGCCTCCGCTCCTTTTTGCTTGCCTAGCCCAATGCTGATCATCTTCATCATACCGCTCTCGACCTCGCCTCGGAACGCAGTATGAGGCTTGATTCGATTAATAACAACCATCCCGTCCGCAGAAGCAGCATATTGATCCACGTAGACAGGTAATCCATTAGGCAGCTCGCCGATTTGAACGACCTCCATCGACGATCTGATTTCACAGCCAACGCTCTCTTTGGTGATCCCTAAATGTGCGAGCACTTCACGTTGCCCTTCCGCCGTCGCCCCGCCATGACTGCCCATACTAGGGACGATGAACGGTTTTGCTCCAACATCTTGCAGAAACTTCACGGTCACTGCTGTTATCTCCACGAGCCGATCAAGACCTCTGCTGCCGACTGCGATTGCGATTTCCATGCCTGGCTTTACTTTCTCCACAATCGCTTCGCGTTGCAGCTTTTGCAATAACACACTCCCCAAATCATCAATTTTTGTCTCGTCGAAATCCACTTTAACTTTCGCCATTTTGGGTATCGGAATATCTTTTAAAAGCTCTTGAAGAATGCCCATTATAATCACTCGCTCCTTTTTGATCGGCTCAATTTGTCACTTCATTTATTCATATTGACTACTGTTCATTAATCACCCATAATTAATTTGTTTAGTAAACGAATCAATTATATTAATAATGTATCAAGCCTCAATTTCCTTGTCAATTCTATCTTGAAGGTTAGTCGCGGACTTTTCAACCACCATGCTATAATAAACGCTTATGAATTTATTCGTTAGAATTTGGAGGACTGCATATTGATGGTAACTGGCGATGCAGCATATATCAAAAAAATGAATCGTTCCTTAATCATGAAATATATTTTACAAGAGGGCATGATCTCCCGCGCCCAACTGTCCAAAGCAACCGCCTTAACTCGAGCTACGATATCGGCCCAAGTGTCCGATCTCATTGATGAAGAGCTCGTTATTGAAAATGATACAGCTTACAACTTAGTTGGACGCAAGCCGATCATGATTTCTATTCATGCCGAAGCGGGTTATGCACTTGGTATTGATTTGGAATTAGGGAAAATTTCGTTTGCAGTTGCCAATCTTCAGGGCACAATCGTCGAAACAGAAACGATTTCAATAAATACGACATTGTATTCGGACATTTTGAGCTTGCTTCTGACGTCGATTCGAGCCTTTCAAGAACGATATGCCTCCTGCAGGTATGGTATTGTTGGCGTCGTTATCGGCATTCATGGTCTTGTATCGACAGATGAGATCATTCACTACATTCCTTCCTTCGATTGGCATAACGTTTCGTTAAAAGCGGATCTGGAGAAGTCACTGGGTTTAACGGTACACCTGGAGAACAATGCCAATCTATGCGCATTCGCTGAACGCACTTTCTTCCATCACGAATCGGACAATCTGCTGTGTGTCACTCTGTATACCGGCATAGGGTTAGGCATGATGATTAAGCACTCCTTCTTCCGAGGTCAAAATGGCTTCGCTGGCGAGATCGGTCACATGATAGTAGTACCTGATGGCATTAGCTGCAATTGTGGTAATAAAGGCTGCTGGGAGAAATATGCCTCCGAAGCAAGTGTTTTTCAACAATTAAAAAAAGATAGAGCCGCTACTCCTCTGACCTATGAACAAATACAGCGTTTGCTTGCAGAAGGCGATCCTGAAGTTCAAGCAGCTATGAAACACTTTATATATTATTTATCTATTGGGTTAAATAACATTATCAACATTTATAATCCTGAGATCATTGTGCTCGATAGTGAGCTTCTGCGAATTTACCCAAATGCCTTAAATGAAATCCAGAGTCATATGCACTCCCGTATCAGCCATTATCGTGAAATTAAAATATCCTCAACTGGCAAGCAATCTTGTGTCCTTGGCGCAAGCGCGCTCGCCATTCAAAAATTCCTTCAAGTTCCCACTTTGAATTTGCGTAGAGGGTAGTGCAAGCCGTTCTATTCAAATGAATACAAATTGTATCTCATACAAAATTTCTACTTCCTGCCTGTACTTGCTCGAAAATGTAAAAACCCTTGATTCCTCAAGGGCTTTTACATTTATATTATGGTGGAGCTTACGGGGACCCTCACCCATGAGCACATCACTGCCAGTGATATGCTCTCCCGTATTGAGATATTACACTACCTCCATTTATCTAGCATTCGATGGGTCGGGCGTTCCATTCATTCACACTATACTCGCATCAACTCATTAACTCATTAAGGCTCCAACGACTCGGCTACCTTCATGGCCTCGTCGCCCGAAATCGGACCGGACACGCCATACTGAATACCGTCAACCACCCAGAACAGCTCCGTGAACTCGGCTTGCTCGAAAATAAAGCCGTCCGCTCCACCCACTTTAGTCTGTGTGAACAAATCCATTGGGAACGCCGCCGGCATGCGGCTCGCGCTAAACGTCACCGTCTTGTCACCTAAGCCGTATGTGAAATTTAAATCTCTTAGCGGTTGGTCCTTCATTCCCACGCCAACGATCTCAGCCAGCTTGAAGCCTTCCGGGGCGACTTGAGGAACAAGCACACCAGTACCGAAAGCCGCTTTCGCTGCCTCCACCGTCCCGAATGGAGTTGTAATCAATTGGGACAGCTCCGAGCCTGCGGGTCCTCCGCTTCCGGGCAGCGAGATTCCGGGCGAATGATCCGTTGGCGTTGGAACTGCGGCGGGCTCTTGCAGCATCGGCAATCCCGTTACTATGACGACTGCCGCGACCAGCGCTGCCGCTCCTGCAAGCCAGGCTTTCGGAAGTGCAATTCGGCGGCGGCTTCTCTGCTCCGAGGCGGCTTGCTTCCTGATCTTCTGTTTAACGCTATCGCTCAATTCCACTTTAGAAAACAACATATCATCAGACTCCTTTTGCAAATGTTGACGTAAATTACGATCTATATCCGTCATCGTTTGTCTCCTCCTTGCGTATTTCCCGAGCCAACGCCTCGCGCGCCCGGTGCAGTCTGTTTCTCACGGTACCCTCGGGCGACGACGTTGCTTTCGCAATTTCCCGTGTGTCCAAGTCCAGATAATAATATAAATACAAGGCCTCCTGATACGGCAGAGGCAGACGCAGCATATGCCGCAAAATCTCGCTTTTCTGCAATCTTTTAAGCGCTTCTTCTTCCACGTTGAATGTCCGTCCCCGCTCCATCAGACTCGGATCGGTCGGCTGTTCCGTA
This window encodes:
- a CDS encoding DUF4367 domain-containing protein, encoding MTDIDRNLRQHLQKESDDMLFSKVELSDSVKQKIRKQAASEQRSRRRIALPKAWLAGAAALVAAVVIVTGLPMLQEPAAVPTPTDHSPGISLPGSGGPAGSELSQLITTPFGTVEAAKAAFGTGVLVPQVAPEGFKLAEIVGVGMKDQPLRDLNFTYGLGDKTVTFSASRMPAAFPMDLFTQTKVGGADGFIFEQAEFTELFWVVDGIQYGVSGPISGDEAMKVAESLEP
- a CDS encoding lactate racemase domain-containing protein, which translates into the protein MGILQELLKDIPIPKMAKVKVDFDETKIDDLGSVLLQKLQREAIVEKVKPGMEIAIAVGSRGLDRLVEITAVTVKFLQDVGAKPFIVPSMGSHGGATAEGQREVLAHLGITKESVGCEIRSSMEVVQIGELPNGLPVYVDQYAASADGMVVINRIKPHTAFRGEVESGMMKMISIGLGKQKGAEACHQLGFKYMAENVPAMAKMIMEHKPFLFGVASVENAFDKVAFIETMTAEEIVEHEPALLVRAKALLPKLYFEQLDVLIIDEIGKNISGDGMDPNITGRYPTPYAHGGPDVNKMAVLDVTIQSEGNANGVGTADFTTQRLVDKMDKEKTYANGLTSTVVAPTKIATTLPNDKETIQASIKTCNILHFEKVRMVRIKNTLELGVIEVSESLLEEVQRHPKMKIVEDLYELPFDKEGNLL
- a CDS encoding ROK family protein, giving the protein MVTGDAAYIKKMNRSLIMKYILQEGMISRAQLSKATALTRATISAQVSDLIDEELVIENDTAYNLVGRKPIMISIHAEAGYALGIDLELGKISFAVANLQGTIVETETISINTTLYSDILSLLLTSIRAFQERYASCRYGIVGVVIGIHGLVSTDEIIHYIPSFDWHNVSLKADLEKSLGLTVHLENNANLCAFAERTFFHHESDNLLCVTLYTGIGLGMMIKHSFFRGQNGFAGEIGHMIVVPDGISCNCGNKGCWEKYASEASVFQQLKKDRAATPLTYEQIQRLLAEGDPEVQAAMKHFIYYLSIGLNNIINIYNPEIIVLDSELLRIYPNALNEIQSHMHSRISHYREIKISSTGKQSCVLGASALAIQKFLQVPTLNLRRG
- a CDS encoding sigma-70 family RNA polymerase sigma factor, translated to MPAGSNSKENFPKDPTQALEQLMDSFGSTIMRTAYFYTGDQHFAEDISQEVFLRAYRNWNSFRGDSAVKTWLTTIAINVCRDKMGVRMFTEQPTDPSLMERGRTFNVEEEALKRLQKSEILRHMLRLPLPYQEALYLYYYLDLDTREIAKATSSPEGTVRNRLHRAREALAREIRKEETNDDGYRS